CCTAAGCCTTctacaaattattttaacttcACATTTGATGTATGTCCCCCTCATTTTATAGCTGAAGAAAGAGCCATATTGGAGGGTGGGGAATGGACCATCTTACCTAGTGTGATCACACAATTTCTTGATAGCTTTGAGTGGCACTTTACCTTTAAGAAGCAAAGGAGAAATGGATGAAGAAAACAACTAGGTCACCAGCTTTGTAGGCCTTTCTTTCCTAAGATGAGCTAATTCTGGGGAATTATTTTCCTTCTAATCTGCCTTAAGGGCTCTCCTGCACATTAAATGTCCTCCAGGGCTGTGCTTGGTCTTGGGAGCCCAACTAACAATGTTCATATTATGTTATTTAACAATGTTCAAGGcatattatctttatttaacCTCAAGAGgtgaaaatgatttgatttccCTAAGTTCCCAAAGCCATGTAAGGACATTGACAGATGATCTGAGCTCAGGAAAAGAGAATAAGGCAGGCTGCAATGTGGCTTCTACTCCTAAACTAGGAGCCTGTGCTTTGTTCTGATGTGGAAACTTTGGGGGCTTCCTCTGATTTCCCTGCTGCCCCCAGGAGGAAGCCCCAGCTCCTGGGAATGGTGGTCAAGGGCTTTCACCTCTTGGTCCACTTTATCCTCTGGCTTCATCTCCCACCTCtattgcccccccccctcccagtgACATTGTGGTCTTCCCTGCGTTGTCTCAACACACtctaaacacacacaccacatactgTCACCTTGGCCTTCTATTTTCTGTTGGTGAGCTTCTATTTATCCATAAAGGTGGGGCTCAAATATCACCTCTATAAAgcctttcctttctctattttgTGCTCATTACTTCTGcttctaagcctgacctgtggtggcgcagtggatgaagtgtcaacctggaatgctgaggtcactggtttgaaaccctgggcttgcctggtcaagggggacatacaggaagcaactacttcgagttgatgctttctgctcctctccctttctctctctcctctctctctctctctctctactctctctaaaatcaataataataataataatcttagaACACTTTTGCTCTGTTGCAGGGCCTGTCACATTGTCTAGCCTActgtttttctgtttccatttttaaacaGGGAGCTCCCTAAGGCCACCACCAGTTCTGAGTCTGCCCTGAATCCCCAGCACAGAACCTGGCATGCAGTAAGCACTCCGTAACTGTGCCCTAGATGTGAAGGAATGGATGGGAAGGGGCAGGTCTTTGACGTTGAAACACCTTGATCATACTCACCCCTTTCTTCCAGGAGTACTGACACTGAAAAATTATTCGCCTATACAGGAACTCATGCCTGTCCTATTTCCTGGAGTAGAAattcctttcattttcctttgtccCCAGGTCCCCAAGGCTTGGAGTTGGCTAATCACTGCTAGCCTCTCTTGGCTCTGACATCTGTCTGTTTGACAAGATACCTAATTACTGCCCACTACTGGACCTTCATGATGGGCTGGCCTGCTGCAGAGCCCTGTTCAGGGTGGTACTGGCCATTTCTGGTGAATTCATTGTCTCTGCCAATTAAATCCCTTCAATCTAAGTAAGTGGTCATAGCTAAGTGGTCACAGCTGCAGATACCCCTTCACCTAGGGTGACTGATTCCCTGGTATCCTGACTAAGGAAGCTTTTGGTGAAAGAATAACAGACATCTCTGCATTTTGCTTTTCTGTGGTTGTATAGACATGGATGCTTCTGCCttcctggggtttttttgttctttgggcTCCCACCTCTCTGAAAACTATGGAGTGGCCAGGACCACTATCTGAGCACTTACTGCAATAATTATACAGGGCTAGACTGACTATCCCACACGACATTGCCTGACTAAGAAAAGAGAGGCTATAGTCTGATGCTCTTGGAATTCACTGGATTGATCAGGTATTATATTCTTGAGAACAACTAGCTTTATAGAAAGCTAGTCACCAATTGTTCTATAAAACTAGTTGgttagctttttttctttcaattgttctataaagctttctctttttttttcccctcttactTGTTCTATAAAGCGATGCAGGCTGGGTGCTGCTCTGCCAAGTACAATATAGATTCTTAACATTCAATCTAtaattctttgtcttttgtagTCAGAACACATATGAAAAGGTAGAGGTAGGTGTGGCACCTTTTATGATTGTATCTAATGACTTTCTGAAAGAGTAGAATTCCTGTCTCTGACATTCTAAATTCTGCAGGTCAGGAGCTCTTAGCATCTAAGGAGGAATGTTTCTAACCAGGGAACACAAAGCTGATTCCACTGCATTTCTAGCTCCTAGTAATACTAGAGAGGAATAGAAGGAAGGTTACCACGTAGGTTGGACTGATAATGGCCATCAAGGGGAAATAGAGTGCTACAATTTAACGAGGACTGAGAAGTGCATGAGTGGGACCCAGTGGTGTTCTATTAATCATGGTTCTTTTGATTGCCAGCAAAAGACATTCCACTCAAGTCGGCTTGACAAAACAAGGGCCTTATTGGAAGGTTTACAAAAGCCTCAGGAAACAGGGCCTGGAACATCACCAAGACTCTGTCTTTTGTCTCTGCTTCTGTGTGTCAGGGCCGGTTTCTCCCCCCTACAAATTGACCTCTGCTTGCCAAGGAATGTGACTGCTATAGCCCTAGGCTAGCATCTTCCCTGCTTTTGTCTTCCCTTCATTTTATTTCAGGAAGTCCCAGAGAAGGACTCTGACTAACTCACCTAAGAgtgggtgtaaggccaggagctgccatcgtggccattcacatgcaggttcgcattgaattaggagagtcagtaaagaaacaatggagccacctgacctatggtggtgcagtggataaagcctcgacctggaaatgctgaggtcgctggttcaaaaccctgggcttgcctggtcaaggtacatatgggagttgatgcttccagctcctccccccttctctctctctgtctctcctctctctctctctgtctgtctctccctctcctctctaaaaaagtaaataaataattttttaaaaaattaaaaaaaaaaaaaagaaacaatggagccaaaaactggtgggccatcatctttaatcctagcttgcacctagcgggcaagtaaaaacacacactgggctccaaaacccactcattcagtgctcacaaagctactgacttatccaaatgtcctagaatcaaaggtttctagctcaccaaacttattcacctctgttccccatctccttccttctctctgcacaaactctggcttttccttcagcactctgccatcttggctgcttctcctggcctcctctacgtagcctctctctgctctcctctctgctctgtcttctaatgctaatctcaggaaccgaagagagcaagctcctgttctgcccccattttatagtgcagaaatcaaaaccttttaatccaatatacaaaataggaaagtctctaatacaaagtcacttatctgaggcatgatggtattgtaccatcccacatcaaaaaaggggggaaaggcttagttctaaaaccaagccccaggctacaaggatcctgcctgcctacagcccgcccccaacacactttaatatcatctgggccacggcttccatgtgggcagtgccatctttaacaaagtgagcataatatattttatctacccaacagtgAGCTGTcctattgttggtcaaataagattttaaatatgatatatatgtttactcacttatagtttgcattgggtgtgggggacaggctgtaagcaggcagagtggttatagcctaagacttagttttaaaactaagcttttcttcacacccttgactgttgcatgatgtggggtggtgcactctcatgaggaatcccattatgcctcagataaatgactttgtatcagagacttccttatttgtatattggattaaaggttttgatttctacactataaaatggagacggaccgggggctctctctctctggtcctgagattggcattagagaggagagcagagaaaggccatgtgaaaagagaggaaaagcagccaacatggcagaatgctgaaggaaaagccagtttgtgcagagagaaggagatggggaacagaggtgaataagtctggtgagctagaaacctttgattctaggaaacttggataagtcagtagctttgtgagcactgaatgagtgggttttggagcccagtgtgtatttttacttgcccactgggtgcaagctaggattaaagatgatggcccaccagtttttggctctgttgtttctttaccaactgtccgaatccaatgagaacctgcatgggccaggcggctgtgatggtggccgtggctactggctttacagtagatCAGCATCATAACTCCAGACCAGGGAAACTCAGGGATCTTGAGTCATCTCATAGGAAGAAAACTCTGTGGATGAAGGCAAGGGGAACTTGCAGTGGATGATAGAAAAGGGCCTCTGTacggccagtagccacagccacctggcccatgcaggtttgcatttgatttggacagatggtaatgaaacaacggagccaagaactggtgcaCCATTAGCTTTAACACCCGGTGggcaagagccctggccagttggctcagcagtagagcatcagcctggcgtgcgggagtccggggttcaattcccggccagggcacacaggagaagcgcccatctgcttctccacccctccccctctccttcctctctgtctctctcttcccctcccgcagccaaggttccattggagcaaagatggcccaggcgctgaggatggctctgtggcctctgcctcagcgttagaatggctctggatgcaacagagcgatgccccagaggggcagagcatcgcgccctggtgggcatgctgggtggatcctggttgggcacatgcgggagtctgtctgactgcctcccgatttccagctttggaaaaatgaaaaaaaaaaaaaaagaaaagaatgaaattagaacACCcgatgggcaagaaatacattCCATTCAATACaagccctttccattcagggctcccaaagccactgacttattcgagtttcctagaattaaaggtttctaccttaccagccttattcacttctgttccccatctccttctctctgcacaaactgcacaaactgacttctccttcagcactctaccatcttggctgcttctcctctcctccacatggcctttctctgctctcctccagcatgggctcctctgccccattttatagtgtagaaatcaaaacctttagtccaatatacaaacaaggaagtctctgatacaaagtcacttatctgaggcataatgggattcctcatgagagtgcaccaacccctatcatgcaacagtcaagggtgtaggggaaaacttagttttgaaaagatcttagtattaaaagggtagaaaaggcttagtcttaaaacttaagccttaggctataatgagcctgcctacttacagcctgtcccccatacccaatgaaaactataagtgagcaaacatatttgaccaacttatttgaccaacagactcCTACATCGATTGGCCTCAGGACCTGATGTAGGAATGAGGTTGAGGTCTCTGCCTATATGTCCTAAGCCTGGGGGTATTGTCCAAAGTTTGAGTTACTCTTGCcttctctcttttgtttccctttcctcTTAAAATAGGAGTTGTTATAATCATAAAATGGAATTTTTCCTCTTCCATTTCCCGTATTTTTGTATATAGGATTGGCAGGTGCAATTGAATATGTACTTAGTCTCTAGTTGCAGAAGAGTGAGCTGGAATCAAGTAGAAACTGGAAGATGCCCCAGTATGGAGCCCACAGACTGAATtcttcctcattaaaaaaaaaaggggggggaagggaggggtgtgaGGGAAAGACAAGGTAttctaaatgtattatttatttatttaattagttaatttttttacagagacagagagtgagtcagagagagggatagacaggaacagagagagatgagaagcatcaatcattagttgttcattgactgctttctcatatgtgccttgaccacaggccttcagcagacccagtaaccccttgctggagccagcgaccttggggttcaagctggtgagcttttcctcaatccagatgagcccgcactcaagctggcgacctcggggtctcaaacccgggtcctctgcatcccagttcgacgctctatccactgcaccaccgcctggtcaggcctaaatgtATTATAAGTCAGTAATGAATCTACTTAGTTTGGTTTTGAAATAGGGTTGAGGTGGTACATGAGGAAGGTGTAGCCAATCGCATAGCTTGCTCAGTAACAGGGGGCGGGGAAGGGACCTCCTACAAGCGAATGTACCCTGAAAGCTAACTTATTTTAAGAAGCCTTAACTTACTTAACACCAGCCAGTGCTTTTCGCTTTTATCATTAAAGCCAGCAATTCCTCTGTTCTCTTTGATTgcagacggagagagagagagaggaagagaaagaaagagagagtcacTGCACTGGCACCGTTGGGTGTTCTCTGCCCTGTGGGAAGCCTCTTGGGCGGGGAAGTAGACCCCTGCCTGTCCCAGAgcagattttctttcttctttttttttcttcctctttcttctcttaaaaGCGTAGCCTTCCTAAGTGCCTTTAATaactaaacacaaaaatgaatacaaaaaaaaaaaaatgaatacagaatTTCAAACTGTGATAGATGCtatgaagaaaaggaacaagtgCCCAGGGGTAATATAAAAGGGGGTCAGAGGAAGTTGCTGACAAGAGATCTAAAATGTGAGAGGGGTGAGTGTTAGACCGAGGGTACAGCGTGTGTCAAAGCGGCGTGGCAGGAAAGGGCTGCCGGCCCCACTGCGGAGATGCGGCGCAGAGGCCGAAGCAGGAGAGGCAGGACGGGGTGCGTCGAGCCCCGGGCCTGCTGCCATAAGGATTTACCCTGCAATGGGGAAACCACAGACTGGTTTTAGGCTGGAGGGTGGTGACATGAtcagattttcattttgaaaatgtcaGTGTATCTGCAGTAAGGCAAGCCGATCGGAGGGGCCCAGTGACTGCAGTTAGGAAATAACACTGGACCTGGAAAGCCTCGGTCAAGGCTGCAAAAGCGAAGGCGGGGAGGCGGTTCCGGCCAACGGACCCCGGGCCGCTCCACTGGAAACCGAACCGGCCCACGTGGGCCAGGCTGCCCCGCCCCGCGCGCTGACGCCGCCGGACTCCGCAGTCGGCTCCTGGGGCTAGGGACGCCGCTCCGTAACCACGCACCCCACACCCGAGCCTGCGTGAACGCCCAGGCCAGCGGACCCAGTCCCAAGAGACGTGTTCCCGCCGCGGGGCCCGTGGACCAGAGCCAGCCGCGCCGGGGTGGGCGCCTCAAGGCCGTGAGTCGCGGGGCCGTGAGGGGAAGATTTTGCAGGGGTGGGGCTCAGCCGCAGGGGTTCGGGGCGCCGAGAGGGAAATCGCAGCTTCCGCACAGATGCTTCCAATGGGGAGATCAGAGAAGGATGGTGTCTATCCTCTGTCTTCGGGGGTCGTCTCCCCCTCCCGCAAagctagacaggaagggaggccgATTCCCCCCCATCCTTAGAGAGACCTTCCTACCCCAAACCCCTGCACATTGTGGATTAGCTTGGAGAGAAACCTGATCCTGGGTGTGTGGGTTCCCAAAACGTCTCTGAGAACCCCTCGATTAACACCATCCCCGCCGCATCCCAGCTTCCTTCACGGCCCCGCCCaagtttaggaaaaagaaaacatttgggcGGGGAAGATCTCCAGGCACCTTGTTTAGCCGGGAGTTTGTAGTTTATAAAGGAACTGCCCCTACACCATCCTTCTCCCCAGGACTTCTGCCCACTACTGGTTACACCAACACTATCCCTCATTCTCACTGGGGAGAGtatcagatggggggggggggcggatataAGTTCGGAGGCCAGTTAGCTCAAGGccggttagaacatcatcctgaagcagaGAGGTTGATGGTTCCATCCCCGGTTAGgccacaaacaggaacagattaatgttttgtctctctctcccttcctctctctttctcagtagaaaaaaaaaaaaggaatctgttgagtgaagaaggaaagaccttagaggggaaaggagaggaagtggGAAGTGTAGGTCAAGGGAATTGTGTGAGGAGAATAATGGTGCATTTCTGAGATCTCTGAGCAGCTGGGTGTGGCAGGAGGCGCAGGGTGGCAAGCCTGGAGGGgtgagcaggggccagataaagcACAGCCAGTAGACCATGTAGATGTTTTCCAGGAGTTTAGGGAGCTGTGATGAGTCAGATTGACATTTGTAACTGGAGGCAGAGAGGTCAGTGAAAAGGCTGTGGCAGTCAGTCATCCAGGCAAGAAATGGCCCGAACCAAGTGAAAGTGAGGGGAGATGTACGTATATACACACATCAATGTTGTtctgttaaaaacatttttaattgaatttattggggtgacattggttaatcaaattacacaggtttcagccctggctgggtagctcagtgaatGGAGCATTATCCTCATACACTGACATTACAGGttccatcctgggtcagggcacatatgagaagcaaccactgtgtatacaacaaaatggaacaactaaatggaacaatgaattgatgcttctttctctccctctctccctctccctttctccctccccccttcctctctatctcaaatcaatggaattttttttttttttttacagagacagagagtcagagagagggatagacagggacagacaggaacggagagatgagaagcatcaatcattagtttttagttgcgtgttgtgacaccttagttgttcattgattgccttctcatatgtgccccgaccacgggccttcagcagactgagtaaccccccgctcgagccagcgactttgggtccaagctggtgagctttttgctcaagccagatgatcctgcgcttaagccggtgacctcgtggtctcgaacctgggtcctccacatcccagtccgacgctctatccagtgcaccaccgcctgatcaggcaatggaaattttttaaaaaaattatacaggtttcaggtacacaactccatagtacatcatctgtatattgtcttgtgtgttcaccacccaagtcacaCTCCGAGgtgtggtgttttttgtttgtttgttttttattaagtgagaagtggggaggcagagacagactgtcactttcgccctgaccaggatccaccctgcaaaccccctactgggcaggcaatgttctgcccatctggggcccttgcttatTCCCTAGtaacttggcaactgagctattctagtgcctgaggcaggccatggagccatcttcaagccagggccaactttgcttgaaccatttgagcatgGCTgcacgaggggaagagagagagaaagagagagagagaaggggggaggggtggagaagcagatgggcctctcctgtgtgccccaacagagaatcgaacccaggacttctacacactggtccgacgctctactgctgggcCCTCTGCCCAGGGCCACATAGAGGTTTTTCAGAGGAAAAATTGTCATAATCTGGTGGCCagtgagatgggggtggggggaagcagaGTGAGAGGTTGAAGATGCTATCAGGTTTCTGACTAGAGTGACcgaatggccattttgctgaggCCACTGAAGAGGGAGAGCTGGTTTAGACATGTGGAATCTCAGGAGCCTGTGGTTGCTGCAGGGTTAGATAGCAGCTGGATCTGGGCTGGAAAGAGATCTGAGAGTCGCTAACACAGGATGCTCCTTGAAGCTACAGCAGAGGGTGAGTCCATCTGGGGAGCAGTGCACAGAGTGAGAAGACCACCTACCTCAGAGGCCCGAGGGAAAGCCTGTGCAGGAGGCTGAGgagcaacagacaggaagggaggaggaaaccCACCAAGGGAGGCGTTATCAGAGTGCGGGACAGGGACTGGGAGGAGCAGCCAGGCTCATGCTTGCTGCCTTGTCCCTGCAGCTAGGTTGCCTCGACTCTGTCAGGGCACCTCACCCTGTCCTGCTCTGACTCCTTCTTCTGCTTCCCTTCCACAGACCAGATGTTTGCCATCCAGCCAGGGGTATGTGAGGGGGGCCAGTTCCCCGGGAGACGGCCTCCTGGAGTGTGTCAGCCTGAGTTCCAACCAGACAGCAACTCCAACTTCATGGCAAGTGCCAAGGATGCCAACGAGAATTGGCATGGGATGCCAGACCAAGTGGAGGCCATCCTGATGAGGGGCTCCTCCAAGTTGCCCTCTGACAACCAGCCCTTCCAGGCCCCTGGACTCCCTGAGGGGGAGGTCCGCAGCCCTCCAGAGGGAGCAGAGATCCCCAGAGCTGGGCCTGAGAAGATGGCTAGTGCTGGCACAGTCCGCTCCCCTCTGGAGGACAATGGCTATGCCAGCAGCTCCCTAAGCATCGACAGCCCCACCAGCAGCCCCGAGCCTGCCTGTGGGACCCCTGAAGGCCCTTGCCCTTCAGATCCCCTTCTGCCCTCAGTGGCCCAGGCTGTGCAAAAGCTGCAGGCTCAGGAGCGCTACAaggagcaggagaaggagaagcacCACATGCACCTTGTGATGTACCGCCGCCTGGCCCTGCTCCAGTGGATCCGAGCCCTGCAGCACCAATTGGTTGACCAGCAGGCCCGCCTACAGGAGAGCTTTGATACCATCCTAGACAACCGAAAGGAGCTTATCCGCTGTCTTCAACAGAGGGCAGCACCCTCTAGGCCCCAGGACCAGAGCTAAGAGTGTGCCTCCACTGGGCGCAAgggtatatgtacatattttcagGCATGTGTGTGGTTGTACACAAGTACAATATTAGTAGCTGGTATGAGTGCAGGTAAGCATAAGTGAGTATATACATGCTCACATATGCCAGGCATATGTGAATCGGCATCTGTGCATCAGCTTATGTGTGCTGTGTGTACACACAAGCTATCTACGTACAGGCCTGTGAGTGTGTCCATCTGTGTCTGTATGGTATACATATAAGAGGGAGTAAATTTGTATATGCATGTCTGAACAGGTACCCAACATTGTGTGTATAAGTGTATGAGTGAGGGTATATGTATGATATAATTtgaaaacttaggggatatttcaaaatgaatatgaagcgatataatgtcccttaatttttgtatagttgatccttgaacaaaaTAGGTTTAAACTACATAGGTGACCCTGGAGACTTTGTGTCTAGCTCTTGCATGttgagtgaatttttaaaaataaatatgtatagtcctgtaaatatattttctcttccttaagtTTATCTTAATAGCATTTTCTTTGCTTACTTTAGAgtaagaatatagtatataatacatataacaaacaaaatatgtgttaatcaactgtttatGTTCTCCATAGGTTTCCTGTCAGCAGCAGGGAATTAGTTAAGTTTTTGGAGAGTCAGAAGTTAtacatggagccctggctgggtactcagttggttagagtatcatcctgatatgccaaggttgtgggtttgatcctctgtTAGggtacaaacaagaatcaaccaatgaatgcataaataagtggaacaacaaataaatcgatgtttctctgtctgtctgtctctctcccttccttcctctctaaactCAACTAAAAGAAAGTTATACCtggattttttattgtttcaggggTTAGCACCCCTAACCCTTgcgttgttcaagagtcaactgtacaTACAAATGATGTGTGTGCCTATGAGTGACTGAGTGTGCAAGCTATGGTGGGTGTATGTGAGAGCTCTTGTGTGTGTAGAACTATAGGTAGGGGTACACATGTGTGCAAAGTAGGCATGGGAAGTGTATATTAGGAACATGTATCTTTTCAGGCAGACTCCCAAGCAAGTATGAGCAAACCTATATTCAATTGCACACCCACACCCTATGTTACTTATAGCCTGTCGTACCGTTTTCTCCACAGGGTCCCACTGCTCCCTGGAAAGAGGGCTGCCTGCTGCCATATATCTGAGGGTTGTGTCTGACCCATTCTCCTGGGATTTCCCAGgtcacctctccttcctcccctcactCCTAGACTTTGTTCTGCTAAGGCTGTTTTCCCTGATGGTGGACTTGCTGCAAAAAGAGCGGCTTTGGCCTGTCATGGCTTTTTGGCAGCAATTTTGCCAGGGCAATTGGAAGAGAAATTGTTTCAGGGTGGGGAGCTGGGGGTGGTGATTGACAccatggcaggggtgggggtgggatcagagaagaagATAGGAGATT
The Saccopteryx bilineata isolate mSacBil1 chromosome 3, mSacBil1_pri_phased_curated, whole genome shotgun sequence DNA segment above includes these coding regions:
- the C3H1orf216 gene encoding UPF0500 protein C1orf216 homolog gives rise to the protein MFAIQPGVCEGGQFPGRRPPGVCQPEFQPDSNSNFMASAKDANENWHGMPDQVEAILMRGSSKLPSDNQPFQAPGLPEGEVRSPPEGAEIPRAGPEKMASAGTVRSPLEDNGYASSSLSIDSPTSSPEPACGTPEGPCPSDPLLPSVAQAVQKLQAQERYKEQEKEKHHMHLVMYRRLALLQWIRALQHQLVDQQARLQESFDTILDNRKELIRCLQQRAAPSRPQDQS